In Candidatus Moanabacter tarae, the genomic stretch ACCTCTTCGAGAAATCCCATTACAGGATTGAAATGCTCAACGTGCCCAACCTGGACGATAGCGCCAGTTTTATTTGCAGCATCGAGTATCCTCTCCGCTTCAACAAGATTGTGGCAAATCGGTTTCTCAATCAGAACATGGCAACCCGCTCGTAACAGTGGTAGAGATACTTTGCAGTGTTGATCAGTGGGCACTGCGATGCTGATGGCATCGCACGCAGATCCCAATTCTTCCAATGACTCGAAAGGTTTGGAACTACAACGGTCTGCAATTTTTTCTGCCCTTTTGATATCGATATCACAGATCCCAACTAGGTCACACTTCTCATGCGCCGCTAGTATACGGGCGTGATGCTGCCCCAAGTGCCCAACACCGACAACACCACATTTCAACTTCTTCGATTCGCCCATAGCAACATCAGGCATTTTTCTGAAGCACTCCGTTTCTAAGAATCATCCCACGATCGGTTCGGTTCGCAAATCTACGGTTGTGAGTTACCAGAACGAGGCTTGCCCCTTCAGCTCTGCAGATCTCAAGAAGCAAATCAATGACACTGATTCCAGTTTGTTCGTCGAGATTACCGGTCGGTTCATCCGCCAGTATAACATCGGGCCGATTCATAAGCGCTCGGGCTAAAGCTACCCTTTGCCGCTCACCTCCGGAAAGATTCAAAGGTGAACTGTGAAGTCGCTCAGTCAACCCCACCCGCGCCATTAATTCCCTTGCGCGGCGTTTTTCCGAATCTCCCAAACGGCCGGCTATTT encodes the following:
- the yknY_3 gene encoding putative ABC transporter ATP-binding protein YknY, with translation MSPVIQVNGLGKSFVLGGKTVEVLHSIDLKIWKGESISITGESGSGKTTFLNILAGLEMADSGSVWWRGKEIQEMSPSQRAVIRADTIGMVFQAYYLIPEIDALNNVILAAQIAGRLGDSEKRRARELMARVGLTERLHSSPLNLSGGERQRVALARALMNRPDVILADEPTGNLDEQTGISVIDLLLEICRAEGASLVLVTHNRRFANRTDRGMILRNGVLQKNA